In a genomic window of Candidatus Binatia bacterium:
- a CDS encoding aldehyde ferredoxin oxidoreductase family protein, translating into MHGFHGRLLHIDLSSRKHQRRDLEESRRRAFLGGIGLGTSLLYDYAPPGVEPFSPENPLIFTSAPLVGTDLTTTAKFAVVTKSPLTGFIADSLSSSHFALELKRVGLDAIVITGRSLSMVYIFIDNDNVEIREAEHLRGKSPGETEALIRSEYLETRVAAIGQAGENRVRFATISNEGRHAGRGGVGAVMGSKNLKAIALRGDREISVADAPGVEAIADRLRRASLGTLTEKYRSIGTVANLAVFNSLGTLPTRNFQQSTFDDSENLSGETLTENHFSRRHGCASCTIRCERLFKSINGEEQRLEYETLFALGPLCGIKDPEAVLQAARLCDLYGLDTISTGGTLAWAMECSENGLLPKNGDLRLRFGEAEGFLSAISAIAGREGAGELLAEGSRRAALQLGGESSYWAMHVKGLELPGYEPRSLKTMALGLAVSPRGACHNRSGAYEADFSGAVDRLRSDPGRGDLVAASEDFAAVLDSLIVCKFLRKCFTDFYGESAELLEKVTGWNFSAAELRRVGERIHTMKKLFNVREGWRSEDDWLPERLLSEVLPTGVAQGVGLTPDELHEMIQGYYRARGWTKDGMVPDEKRRELKLME; encoded by the coding sequence ATGCACGGCTTTCACGGCCGATTGCTTCATATCGACTTGAGTTCCAGGAAACATCAGCGGCGCGATCTCGAAGAGTCGCGCCGGCGCGCGTTCCTAGGCGGCATCGGGCTTGGCACGAGTCTCCTCTACGACTACGCGCCGCCGGGCGTCGAGCCGTTTTCTCCCGAAAATCCCCTGATCTTCACCAGCGCGCCTTTGGTCGGGACGGACCTTACGACGACGGCGAAATTTGCCGTCGTCACGAAATCGCCGCTGACGGGTTTTATCGCCGACTCGCTTTCGTCGAGCCACTTCGCGCTTGAACTGAAGCGTGTCGGGCTCGACGCGATCGTGATCACCGGCCGGTCCTTGTCCATGGTTTATATTTTCATCGACAACGACAACGTCGAGATCCGGGAAGCCGAACACCTCCGCGGCAAAAGTCCGGGCGAGACCGAAGCGCTGATTCGATCCGAATATCTGGAAACCCGCGTCGCGGCGATCGGCCAAGCAGGGGAGAATCGGGTGCGCTTCGCAACGATCAGCAATGAAGGCCGCCACGCCGGACGCGGCGGCGTCGGCGCCGTGATGGGCTCGAAGAATCTGAAAGCGATCGCGCTCCGCGGCGACCGGGAGATTTCCGTCGCCGACGCGCCGGGCGTGGAAGCGATCGCGGATCGGCTCCGCCGCGCGAGTCTGGGCACGCTCACGGAAAAATATCGCAGCATCGGCACGGTCGCGAATCTCGCGGTGTTTAACAGCCTCGGCACATTGCCGACGCGAAATTTTCAGCAATCGACCTTCGACGACAGCGAGAATTTAAGCGGCGAAACGCTGACGGAGAATCATTTCAGCCGGCGGCACGGCTGCGCGTCGTGCACGATCCGCTGCGAGCGTCTGTTCAAATCCATCAACGGAGAAGAGCAGCGGCTGGAATACGAGACGCTGTTCGCTCTCGGCCCGCTTTGCGGCATCAAAGATCCCGAGGCGGTGCTCCAGGCGGCGCGTCTCTGCGATTTGTACGGTCTCGATACCATCAGCACCGGCGGCACGCTCGCCTGGGCGATGGAATGCAGCGAGAACGGACTCCTACCAAAGAATGGGGACCTTCGTTTGCGCTTCGGCGAGGCCGAAGGTTTTCTCAGCGCGATTTCGGCGATCGCCGGGCGCGAAGGGGCGGGCGAGTTGTTGGCCGAAGGCTCGCGCCGCGCCGCGCTTCAACTCGGCGGAGAAAGCTCGTATTGGGCGATGCACGTCAAAGGACTGGAGCTTCCCGGCTACGAGCCGCGGAGCTTGAAGACCATGGCTCTGGGTCTCGCGGTCAGCCCGCGCGGAGCCTGCCACAACCGCTCCGGCGCCTATGAAGCCGATTTTTCCGGCGCGGTGGACCGCTTGCGCTCCGATCCGGGACGCGGCGACTTGGTCGCGGCTTCGGAAGATTTTGCCGCGGTGCTGGATTCATTGATCGTTTGTAAATTTCTCCGCAAGTGCTTCACCGATTTCTACGGCGAATCGGCGGAGCTTCTCGAAAAGGTTACCGGATGGAATTTTTCCGCCGCGGAGCTGAGGCGCGTCGGCGAGCGCATCCACACGATGAAGAAGCTCTTCAACGTGCGCGAAGGCTGGCGATCCGAAGACGACTGGCTGCCCGAGCGTTTGTTGAGTGAGGTTCTTCCCACCGGCGTTGCCCAGGGTGTAGGCTTAACGCCGGACGAGCTGCACGAGATGATCCAGGGGTATTACCGGGCAAGGGGATGGACGAAGGACGGAATGGTTCCCGACGAGAAACGGAGAGAGCTAAAACTCATGGAGTAA
- a CDS encoding NTP transferase domain-containing protein, with protein MGAGVEVHNGPSAKNAAAVILTGGKSSRMGSPKALLLFDGEPLVVHVARALNRLFPEVVVVAAPGQQFLELSSLLSSQANELNQPQKLNKPNEPNKPNELNVTIVRDEVAYQGPVGGIYYGLSAAHGEFCFVTSCDVPFLNASLISHLVSQISDCDVVVPYWQERFQPLCAVYRRSVAPLLKEQLERRELRPIFLYDKVRTRKVEEEEIRRFDPDGLSFFNMNSPEEYQTAVAIWKKSRQTPPLTCTVELFGVPRLLAKTKEVSLSLPQEATLSDVFSALAERLPVLAGRVINAESGALFNGYACNLNGLDFVRNPAARIKPGDKIFILAADAGG; from the coding sequence ATGGGAGCGGGCGTAGAAGTGCACAACGGTCCATCCGCAAAGAATGCCGCCGCGGTCATTCTCACCGGCGGAAAAAGCTCGCGCATGGGCAGTCCCAAGGCCCTGCTTCTTTTCGACGGCGAGCCGCTCGTCGTTCACGTCGCGCGCGCTCTGAATCGATTATTTCCCGAAGTCGTCGTCGTCGCGGCGCCGGGACAACAGTTTCTTGAGTTATCGAGTTTATTGAGTTCCCAAGCCAACGAACTCAACCAACCCCAAAAACTCAACAAACCCAATGAACCCAACAAACCCAATGAACTCAACGTAACGATCGTTCGCGACGAAGTCGCTTATCAGGGTCCCGTCGGCGGCATCTATTATGGACTCTCGGCTGCGCACGGTGAATTCTGCTTCGTGACCTCGTGCGACGTTCCCTTCCTCAACGCGTCGCTGATCTCCCATCTCGTATCTCAAATTTCAGATTGCGACGTCGTCGTACCGTACTGGCAGGAGCGCTTCCAGCCGCTCTGCGCGGTTTATCGCAGAAGCGTCGCGCCGCTGCTCAAAGAGCAGCTCGAGCGCCGCGAGCTCAGGCCGATTTTTCTCTACGATAAAGTGCGCACGCGAAAGGTCGAAGAAGAGGAAATCCGCCGCTTCGATCCCGACGGCTTGAGCTTTTTCAACATGAACAGCCCGGAAGAATATCAGACCGCCGTGGCGATATGGAAAAAGAGCCGGCAAACTCCGCCGCTCACCTGCACCGTCGAGCTTTTCGGCGTTCCGCGTCTGCTGGCAAAAACGAAAGAGGTTTCTCTGTCGCTGCCGCAGGAGGCGACGCTTTCCGATGTCTTTTCGGCGCTGGCAGAAAGGCTTCCGGTTCTGGCGGGCCGGGTGATCAACGCCGAGAGCGGCGCGCTGTTCAACGGATACGCCTGCAACTTGAACGGTTTGGATTTCGTTCGCAATCCTGCCGCCAGGATCAAACCGGGCGATAAAATCTTCATTCTCGCCGCGGACGCTGGAGGATAG
- a CDS encoding formate dehydrogenase accessory protein FdhE, whose protein sequence is MTAPVDTALQELGRQRPEWEPWLTVVEKVLGESAGARWDSLVPARAEPQESKVPLLSGAKLGLDGNLLRRWIEELIRTAGRSGTEKMATLQPAARASFDIITLFEASLCQDGDRLKEIASAIGADAEAFQAVAALIPVPFLHACNRRWGGSIAKSWMEGYCPVCGAWPAFAEVRGIERSRYLRCGRCAGEWQARALTCPYCGMTDHNQLVSLIPEKAGASRAIEACKRCLGYVKTFTTLQASPAGRIMLDDLASVDLDLAAIERGYGRPQGPGYSLDVTARGQSRRE, encoded by the coding sequence ATGACGGCGCCGGTCGATACCGCCCTACAAGAACTTGGACGCCAGCGTCCTGAGTGGGAGCCCTGGCTTACCGTGGTCGAGAAGGTTCTCGGCGAAAGCGCCGGCGCTCGCTGGGACTCGCTCGTCCCCGCTCGCGCCGAGCCGCAGGAAAGCAAGGTTCCGCTTCTGTCCGGCGCCAAGCTAGGCCTCGATGGGAATTTACTCCGCCGCTGGATAGAGGAGTTGATTCGCACCGCCGGCCGGAGCGGCACCGAGAAGATGGCCACGCTCCAGCCTGCGGCGCGCGCTTCGTTCGATATTATCACGTTGTTCGAAGCTTCATTGTGTCAGGACGGCGACCGCCTTAAGGAAATCGCTTCGGCTATCGGCGCCGACGCGGAGGCGTTTCAAGCGGTCGCGGCGCTGATTCCCGTCCCTTTTCTGCACGCCTGCAATCGCCGCTGGGGCGGTTCGATCGCAAAAAGCTGGATGGAAGGATATTGTCCGGTGTGCGGCGCCTGGCCCGCCTTTGCCGAAGTGCGCGGCATCGAGCGGAGCCGCTATCTCCGCTGCGGCCGCTGCGCCGGCGAATGGCAGGCGCGAGCTTTAACTTGCCCCTACTGCGGCATGACCGACCACAACCAGCTCGTTTCGCTGATCCCGGAAAAAGCCGGCGCGAGCCGCGCGATCGAAGCCTGCAAGCGCTGTCTCGGTTACGTAAAAACTTTCACGACCCTCCAGGCGAGCCCTGCCGGCAGGATCATGCTCGACGATCTCGCGAGCGTGGACCTAGACCTGGCGGCCATCGAGCGCGGCTATGGGCGCCCGCAAGGACCGGGCTATTCCCTCGACGTAACGGCGCGTGGACAAAGCCGCCGCGAGTGA
- the nrfD gene encoding NrfD/PsrC family molybdoenzyme membrane anchor subunit, translated as MNTVPSSTFFSAPPDWGWFIVLYFFVGGLAGGCYFLAVLIDFFGRPEDRPLARIGYYISFPCIILSGILLTLDLNRPDRFWHMLLESHTFRPMFKPWSPMSIGSWALLIFGIFSLLSFLSALHEAGRLRWPAARGFRSPSPLGAILSVIGGLLGFFVAGYTGVLLAVTNRPIWSDTPLLGMLFVVSAASISAALMILLARKSRLTAPGLHALHRMDAWVIALEFVVLIALMISLGPVFRAWLSAWGALLFIGVILFGMLIPLALYSRKQWLGDLNVTASAALVLIGGFILRLVIVFSAQGV; from the coding sequence ATGAACACCGTTCCCTCAAGCACGTTCTTCAGCGCTCCGCCGGACTGGGGCTGGTTCATCGTCCTTTACTTTTTCGTCGGCGGGCTCGCCGGCGGCTGCTATTTTCTCGCCGTCCTGATCGATTTCTTCGGCAGGCCGGAAGACCGCCCGCTCGCGCGCATCGGCTATTATATTTCTTTTCCCTGCATCATTTTGAGCGGCATCCTTCTCACTCTCGATCTCAACCGGCCGGACCGGTTCTGGCACATGCTGCTCGAGTCGCATACGTTTCGTCCGATGTTCAAGCCCTGGTCGCCGATGTCAATCGGGTCGTGGGCGCTCCTCATTTTCGGAATCTTTTCGTTGCTTTCATTCCTGAGCGCGCTCCATGAGGCGGGCCGCTTGCGCTGGCCGGCGGCGCGCGGCTTCCGATCGCCGTCGCCATTGGGAGCGATACTTTCCGTGATCGGCGGTCTTTTGGGGTTTTTCGTCGCGGGCTACACGGGAGTCCTGCTTGCCGTCACCAACCGGCCGATCTGGTCCGACACCCCGCTCCTCGGCATGCTGTTCGTCGTTTCGGCGGCCTCGATCTCCGCCGCGCTGATGATTTTGCTGGCGAGGAAATCCCGTTTGACGGCGCCGGGCCTGCACGCGCTGCACCGCATGGACGCGTGGGTCATCGCGTTGGAATTCGTCGTTTTGATCGCCCTCATGATATCCCTCGGTCCGGTGTTTCGCGCATGGCTCAGCGCCTGGGGCGCCTTGCTCTTTATCGGCGTCATCCTTTTCGGCATGCTGATCCCGTTGGCGCTCTACTCGCGCAAGCAATGGCTCGGCGATCTCAACGTGACCGCGTCCGCCGCGCTGGTCTTGATCGGCGGTTTCATTCTTCGCCTGGTCATCGTCTTCTCGGCCCAAGGAGTATGA
- a CDS encoding 4Fe-4S dicluster domain-containing protein, with protein MAAQPEPMGFYTDTTVCIGCKACEVACKEWNQLPSTNGGVGTLSGDSYDNTRALDGIHWRHVKFVEQFTEDRKDGRWLLMSDVCKHCVHAACLEVCPTNAIIRTEFDTVVIQSDTCNGCRDCISACPFGVIEINPASGTAQKCTLCYDRLQSGLEPACSKACPTQSIQFGTIKELKGRAQKRVDQLHQTGEKRAYLYGADDKMLGGLNSFYLLVDKPEVYGLPPDPKMPSRNLKLGSWFSALGAIVVGLMGVISFRNRGANAGEERP; from the coding sequence ATGGCTGCTCAACCTGAACCCATGGGATTCTACACCGACACCACGGTGTGCATCGGTTGCAAAGCATGCGAAGTCGCCTGCAAGGAGTGGAACCAGCTCCCCAGCACCAACGGCGGCGTGGGCACTCTCTCCGGCGACAGCTACGACAACACGCGCGCGCTCGACGGCATCCATTGGCGCCACGTGAAATTCGTCGAACAGTTCACCGAGGACCGGAAAGACGGACGCTGGCTGTTGATGAGCGACGTGTGCAAGCACTGCGTTCACGCCGCGTGTCTCGAAGTCTGCCCGACGAACGCGATCATCCGCACGGAGTTCGACACGGTCGTCATTCAATCGGACACCTGCAACGGCTGCCGCGACTGCATCTCGGCCTGCCCGTTCGGCGTCATCGAGATCAACCCCGCCTCCGGCACCGCGCAGAAGTGCACGCTCTGTTACGACCGGCTGCAAAGCGGCCTGGAGCCGGCCTGCTCGAAGGCTTGCCCGACGCAGTCGATTCAGTTCGGGACCATCAAAGAGCTGAAGGGAAGGGCGCAGAAACGAGTGGACCAGCTCCACCAGACGGGAGAGAAGAGAGCGTATCTCTACGGCGCGGACGACAAAATGCTCGGCGGGCTCAACTCGTTTTACTTATTGGTGGACAAACCGGAAGTCTACGGCCTGCCGCCCGATCCCAAGATGCCTTCGCGCAATCTCAAATTGGGTTCGTGGTTCTCCGCCCTGGGGGCGATCGTGGTCGGCCTCATGGGAGTCATCAGTTTCCGTAACCGCGGCGCAAACGCGGGGGAGGAGCGGCCATGA
- a CDS encoding molybdopterin-dependent oxidoreductase, translating to MDVSRRDFLRLSVATAGGTALGGLVGSGVNLGPTVARAQELRIKDAKVTPSVCPYCSVGCGTLIHTVNGQIVNIEGDPRSPHNEGTLCPKGAAIFQLHVNPNRPTQVLHRAPGTADWEVWDLERAMNRITELVKKTRDETFIEKLPDGKIVNMTPAIFALGGATLEVEFNHVHQKLMRGLGIVAIENQARIUHSSSVPGLGTRFGRGAATLYPRSMYDSDCIVVMGSNMAENHPVAFRWPMKAKVEHGAKIIHVDPRFTRTSAVADIYAPVRAGSDIAFLGGVIKYVLDSEKWNKDPFFKKFVANYTNAATIINDDFKDTEDLNGVFSGLAPAKGGVPEWPFNGFINQYDGATWQYAREKAAAAPAAKPELKPGEGFAPLVGSLVRPPVLKDETLQNPRCVFQIVKRHFARYTPEMVEKATGCPKEQFLKIAETILANSGAERTTSFAYAVAWTQHTYGVQIIGACALLQLLLGNIGRPGAGVMALRGHASIQGSTDIPTLYHSIQGYLNAPSALRKHETLQDYIATELIPTGYWANMPKFMVSYLKSMYGDAATKENQFGYDWHPKILGDHSHMAMFAAMNAGKVKGMICIGQNPATSLNAKLERAGLRKLEWLVVKDNWITETANYWKNAPEVKNGEVKTADIKTEVFYLPATQVAELEGTFTNTQRMLQFHHKAAEAPGDCRSDTLFSYDLGKRLKKLYANSTAPRDEGWKNVVWDYEHENEAERKKGEPSALKILKEINGFFTEDPARHCVGFGELKDDGSTTCASWIYSGVYPGPGKLLADRRIPDAPGQPGAHLQWGWAWPANRRVMYNRASADPDGKPWSEKKKWVWWDAEAKKWAGYDVPDYIATKPPNDKPKPGAAGMDALPGTAPFIMRPDGLGWLFVPGGLVDGPLPTHYEPVESPVPNSLYKQQTSPVYKHWKGDGNDLAKMGDPKFPYVLTTYRLTEHYLAGGMSRWLPWLNELQPELFVEISPELAQEKGIKNLDWCKISSPRTQIRAKALVTRRMRPFKIDGKVIHQVGMPWHWGYEGLSTGDVVNELTSLIADPNVSMHEGKAFVCNVEKA from the coding sequence ATGGACGTTTCGAGACGCGATTTTCTCCGGCTGTCCGTCGCCACAGCCGGCGGCACGGCGCTGGGAGGTCTGGTCGGATCGGGAGTGAACCTGGGCCCGACCGTGGCCCGGGCGCAGGAGCTCAGGATCAAAGACGCAAAGGTGACCCCCAGCGTTTGCCCCTACTGCTCCGTCGGATGCGGCACGCTCATTCACACGGTGAATGGGCAGATCGTCAACATCGAGGGCGACCCGCGGAGTCCGCACAACGAGGGAACGCTCTGCCCCAAAGGAGCCGCGATCTTCCAGCTTCACGTCAATCCCAACCGTCCCACTCAGGTTCTACACCGCGCACCGGGAACGGCCGACTGGGAGGTCTGGGACCTCGAGCGCGCGATGAACCGGATCACGGAGCTGGTGAAGAAAACGCGCGACGAGACCTTCATTGAAAAACTCCCCGACGGCAAAATCGTCAACATGACGCCCGCCATCTTCGCCCTCGGCGGCGCCACGCTCGAGGTCGAGTTCAACCACGTGCATCAAAAGCTCATGCGCGGCCTCGGCATCGTGGCGATAGAGAACCAGGCGCGGATATGACACAGCTCTAGCGTCCCCGGTCTGGGGACACGATTCGGCCGCGGCGCGGCCACCCTCTACCCCCGCAGCATGTACGACTCCGACTGCATCGTCGTCATGGGCTCCAACATGGCGGAGAACCACCCCGTCGCCTTCCGCTGGCCGATGAAGGCCAAGGTCGAGCACGGCGCCAAGATCATCCACGTCGACCCGCGGTTTACCCGCACGAGCGCCGTCGCCGATATCTACGCGCCGGTGCGCGCGGGCTCCGACATCGCCTTTCTGGGCGGCGTCATCAAATACGTTCTCGACAGCGAGAAGTGGAACAAGGACCCGTTCTTCAAGAAATTCGTCGCGAACTACACGAACGCCGCCACGATCATCAACGATGACTTCAAGGATACCGAGGATTTAAACGGAGTTTTTTCCGGCCTCGCGCCGGCCAAGGGCGGCGTACCCGAATGGCCGTTCAACGGTTTTATCAATCAGTACGACGGAGCGACCTGGCAATACGCCCGGGAGAAGGCTGCGGCGGCGCCGGCTGCAAAGCCTGAACTCAAACCGGGGGAAGGATTCGCCCCGCTCGTAGGATCGTTGGTACGTCCGCCGGTGCTGAAGGATGAGACGCTCCAGAATCCGCGCTGTGTGTTTCAAATCGTCAAGCGGCATTTCGCCCGCTACACGCCGGAGATGGTCGAGAAAGCCACCGGCTGCCCGAAGGAGCAGTTCCTCAAGATCGCCGAGACTATCCTGGCCAATTCAGGCGCGGAGCGGACGACTTCATTCGCCTACGCCGTCGCCTGGACGCAGCACACCTACGGCGTCCAGATCATCGGCGCCTGCGCGCTGCTGCAGCTTTTGCTCGGCAACATCGGCCGGCCGGGCGCGGGCGTCATGGCGCTCCGCGGCCACGCGTCCATTCAAGGCTCCACGGATATCCCCACCCTCTATCACTCGATCCAGGGCTATCTGAACGCACCGTCGGCGCTGAGGAAGCACGAAACGCTGCAAGATTACATCGCGACCGAGTTAATACCGACGGGGTATTGGGCGAACATGCCGAAATTCATGGTCTCCTATCTCAAGTCCATGTACGGCGACGCCGCGACCAAGGAGAACCAGTTCGGCTACGACTGGCATCCGAAGATTCTCGGCGACCATTCGCACATGGCCATGTTCGCGGCAATGAACGCCGGCAAGGTTAAGGGGATGATCTGCATCGGGCAGAACCCGGCCACCTCCCTTAACGCCAAGCTGGAGCGGGCGGGTCTCAGGAAGCTCGAGTGGCTGGTCGTTAAGGACAACTGGATCACCGAGACGGCAAATTACTGGAAGAATGCGCCGGAAGTCAAAAACGGCGAGGTGAAGACGGCCGACATCAAGACTGAAGTGTTCTACTTGCCGGCGACGCAGGTCGCCGAGCTCGAAGGCACCTTCACGAACACGCAGCGGATGTTGCAGTTTCATCACAAAGCCGCCGAGGCCCCCGGCGATTGCCGGTCCGACACCTTGTTCAGCTACGATCTCGGCAAACGGCTTAAGAAGCTTTACGCCAATTCGACGGCGCCGCGCGACGAGGGATGGAAAAACGTCGTCTGGGACTATGAGCACGAGAACGAAGCCGAGCGCAAGAAGGGCGAGCCTTCGGCGCTGAAGATACTGAAAGAGATCAACGGCTTTTTCACCGAAGATCCCGCGCGCCACTGCGTCGGTTTCGGCGAGCTCAAAGACGACGGCTCGACTACGTGCGCATCGTGGATCTACTCGGGCGTCTATCCCGGACCGGGTAAGCTGCTCGCCGATAGGCGCATCCCCGACGCGCCCGGACAGCCGGGTGCCCATCTTCAGTGGGGTTGGGCCTGGCCGGCGAACCGGCGGGTGATGTACAACCGCGCCTCGGCCGATCCCGATGGCAAGCCCTGGAGCGAAAAGAAAAAGTGGGTCTGGTGGGATGCGGAGGCGAAGAAATGGGCCGGCTACGATGTTCCGGACTACATCGCGACGAAGCCGCCTAACGACAAACCTAAACCCGGCGCGGCCGGCATGGACGCGCTCCCCGGAACGGCGCCGTTTATCATGCGGCCGGACGGGCTCGGTTGGCTTTTCGTTCCTGGAGGCCTCGTGGACGGGCCGCTGCCGACGCACTATGAGCCGGTCGAGTCGCCGGTCCCCAATTCGCTCTACAAACAGCAGACGAGCCCGGTCTATAAGCATTGGAAGGGAGACGGCAACGATCTGGCCAAGATGGGCGATCCGAAGTTCCCCTATGTTCTGACAACCTATCGCTTGACCGAGCACTACCTCGCGGGCGGCATGAGCCGCTGGCTGCCGTGGCTCAACGAGCTGCAGCCCGAGCTTTTCGTCGAGATCAGCCCCGAGCTGGCGCAGGAGAAAGGCATCAAGAACCTCGACTGGTGCAAGATTTCCAGCCCGCGCACGCAGATCCGCGCCAAGGCTCTCGTCACGCGCCGGATGCGGCCGTTCAAGATCGACGGCAAAGTGATTCACCAGGTCGGCATGCCGTGGCACTGGGGTTACGAAGGTCTATCGACGGGAGATGTCGTCAACGAGTTGACGTCCCTCATCGCCGATCCGAACGTCTCGATGCACGAAGGCAAGGCGTTCGTGTGCAACGTCGAGAAGGCGTGA